The proteins below come from a single Danaus plexippus chromosome 20, MEX_DaPlex, whole genome shotgun sequence genomic window:
- the LOC116773961 gene encoding odorant receptor 82a-like, with protein MTFKFLSNLENPDHLLLGPTLWGLQTSGIWQPCKKRVKIIYNTIHIMAILFVLSQYVELYFIRNDLAMALKNLSVTMLSTVCVVKAGTFIIWQKYWKDIFNYVSKLEKNQLYKPDYLTKNTIRKYTEYSRFVTYFYWTLVTATVFSLILAPLASYLSSFQNKELGDSGASSYPEIMSSWVPFDKTQGCGYLVLTLIHVLICFYGGGIVANYDSNAVVLMCFFAGQLKILKINCERLFGNGEEIVSYKEAVERIRICHHHHILLIKYSKVFNSLLSPVMFLYIIICSLMICASAVQLTTAGTTSMQQIWIAEYLIALVAQLFLYCWHSHKVLHMSLQVDSGVYTSAWWSQDVRIRRSVLLLGGQLKKKVMFTAGPFTDLNIATFVAILKGSYSYYTLLSKRGE; from the exons atgacatttaaatttttatcaaatctgGAAAATCCTGATCATCTATTACTAGGCCCAACATTATGGGGCCTCCAAACTTCGGGCATATGGCAACCCTGTAAAAAAAGAGTTAAAATAATCTACAacacaatacatattatgGCTATACTCTTTGTTTTAAGCCAATATGTAGAGCTTTATTTTATCAGGAATGACTTGGCCATGGCTCTTAAAAACCTGTCTGTAACAATGCTGAGCACTGTTTGCGTTGTTAAGGCCGGGACTTTCATTATTTGGCAAAAATATTGGAAGGATATTTTCAACTATGTCTCAAAATTAGAGAAAAATCAACTTTATAAACCAGACTATCTCACTAAGAATACTATTCGGAAATACACAGAGTATTCTAGATTTGTCACTTATTTTTACTGGACCCTTGTGACAGCTACTGTCTTTTCGCTCATTTTAGCACCTCTAGCATCTTATTTGTCTTCGTTTCAAAATAAGGAATTGGGTGACAGTGGAGCATCTTCATATCCTGAAATTATGAGTTCTTGGGTACCATTCGATAAAACACAAGGCTGTGGGTATCTGGTATTGACTCTTATCcatgttttaatatgtttttatggaGGTGGTATTGTTGCTAATTATGATTCGAACGCTGTGGTCCTGATGTGTTTTTTTGCTGGAcagctaaaaatattaaaaataaattgtgagAGGCTCTTCGGGAACGGAGAAGAAATCGTAAGTTATAAAGAGGCCGTTGAGAGAATAAGAAtttgtcatcatcatcatattCTTCTTATCAA gtattcaaaagtttttaattctttgcTGTCACCTGTGATGTTTTTATACATCATTATATGTTCTTTAATGATTTGCGCCAGTGCAGTACAATTAACAACA GCAGGCACTACAAGTATGCAGCAGATATGGATTGCAGAATATCTTATAGCTCTTGTAGCGCAACTTTTCCTTTATTGTTGGCATAGCCATAAAGTTTTGCatatg AGCTTGCAAGTGGACAGCGGAGTTTATACAAGTGCATGGTGGTCACAGGATGTGAGGATACGCCGGAGTGTATTACTACTAGGCGGACAGTTGAAAAAGAAAGTTATGTTTACTGCCGGGCCCTTCACAGATCTTAATATTGCTACCTTTGTAGCT ATATTAAAAGGTTCCTACAGCTA